The DNA region TTATAGCGCTCGCCCAGGGGAAAGATGGCGCAGGCCAGGGCGCGTTCCGGCACCAGAGACAGGAAGTAGGACTGGTCCTTGGCCGGGTCGGCACCGCAAAACAAGGCCGTGCGCTCCGGACCGTGCTCCAGCCTGGCGTAGTGGCCCGTGGCGATGTGCGACGCGCCGTGGCCGCGGGCCTCGTCCAGCAGCAGGCCGAACTTCACCTCGCGATTGCAGAGCGCACACGGATTGGGCGTGCGGCCGGCAGCGTACTCCGCCACAAACGGCCGGATGACCGCCTCTTCAAACCGGTCGCGTACGTCCGCGACCACCAGGCGCACGCTGAGCAAGGCGCAGACACGCTCCAGGTCCGCGCACAACCGCTGGTCCGCCTCGCGGATGAAAAGCCCATGGATGGCGATGACATTGTCCGGGCCGTACGTCTCCACCAGCAACGCCAGCGCCAGAAGACTGTCCCGACCGCCCGAGACCGCCACCGCGACCCGGCGCGGCTGGTGGGGGACGCTGTCCCCCAAGCCCCCTGCCAGGGGAACACTGTTCCCCTGGACCCCAGAAAAGGGTCCAGGGAGCCCTGCTCCCTGGCGGGTGCCCGAGGGCAGAGCCCTCGGAATATTGGGGCGAGTCAAGGCGTCCATATTCTTGGACACGAGACTCCTATCCGGGAATACCAGCCGGCTGTCCGATGGGTTCCACGGCCTGCTCCAGCAGGTGCGCGGTTTGGAAGAGGGTGGTCTCGTCAAAGGACTTGCCGATGAGTTGCAGGCCCACGGGCATGCCGGATTCGCCGCCGCGGCCCACGGGCAGCACGAGGCCGGGCAGGCCGGCGAGGTTGATGGACAGGGTGAAGATGTCCATGAGGTACATTTTGAGTGGGTCGTCCGTGAGCGCGCCGAGTGGCCAGGCCACGGTGGGCGAGGTAGCGCCGGCGAGCACGTCGCAGCCGTCCAGGGCGGCCAGGAAGTCGTCGCGGATGCGGCGGCGGACCTGCGCGGCCTTGCGGTAGTAGGCGTCGTAGTAGCCGGCGGAAAGGACGTAGGTGCCGATCATGATGCGGCGCTGGACCTCGTCGCCGAAGCCTTCGGTGCGGGAGCGCACGTAGAGGTCCATGAGGTCCTCGGGCTTTTCGGCGCGGCGGCCGTAGCGCACGCCATCGAAGCGGGCGAGGTTGGAGCTCGCCTCGGCCATGGCGATGATGTAGTAGGTGGGCACCGCGTACTTGGTCAGCGGCAGGGAGACCTCTTTGAGGGTGGCGCCGAGATCCTTGAGTGTGTCCAGACTTTTGGACAGGGTGCGCTCCACCTCGGGGTCCAGGCCTTCGCCCCAGTACTCCTTGGGCAGGCCCACGGTGAGGCCCTTCAGGTCGCCGCGCTCAGCCAGCAACCTGGCGTAGGGCTCCACGGGACAGTCTACGCTGGTGGAGTCCTTGGTGTCGTGGCCAGCCATGGTTTCCAGCATGATGGCGGCGTCCTCCACGGTGCGGCCAAAGGGGCCGGCCTGGTCCAGGGAGGAGCCGTAGGCCACCAGGCCGTAGCGCGAGACGCGGCCGTAGGTGGGCTTGATGCCGACGCAGCCGCAGAGGGAAGCGGGCAGGCGGATGGAGCCGCCGGTGTCCGTGCCCACGGAGGCGTAACACTGGTTGGCGCTGACCGTGGCGGCGGAGCCGCCGGAGGAGCCGCCGGGGATGCGGTCGGTATCCCAGGGGTTGCGGGTGACGCCGTAGTACGAGGTCTCTGTGGAGGA from Oceanidesulfovibrio marinus includes:
- the gatA gene encoding Asp-tRNA(Asn)/Glu-tRNA(Gln) amidotransferase subunit GatA; this encodes MSDLVTLSLKNVREKLARKEVSAREVVDACLDRIEATDATLNALTRPMPEEARARADALDAAGPDPDKPLWGVPIAIKDLICVSGVTNTCGSRILENFVPFYDAHLVSKLLDAGAIIIGKANLDEFAMGSSTETSYYGVTRNPWDTDRIPGGSSGGSAATVSANQCYASVGTDTGGSIRLPASLCGCVGIKPTYGRVSRYGLVAYGSSLDQAGPFGRTVEDAAIMLETMAGHDTKDSTSVDCPVEPYARLLAERGDLKGLTVGLPKEYWGEGLDPEVERTLSKSLDTLKDLGATLKEVSLPLTKYAVPTYYIIAMAEASSNLARFDGVRYGRRAEKPEDLMDLYVRSRTEGFGDEVQRRIMIGTYVLSAGYYDAYYRKAAQVRRRIRDDFLAALDGCDVLAGATSPTVAWPLGALTDDPLKMYLMDIFTLSINLAGLPGLVLPVGRGGESGMPVGLQLIGKSFDETTLFQTAHLLEQAVEPIGQPAGIPG